In the genome of Massilia sp. W12, the window GAGCGCGGCCAGGAAGTAATGCAAACGCTCCAGTTGCTCGGCGTCATAATCAAAATCCTCGCCGCTGTTGTGCATCAAATTGGCTTCGATGTACATCAGGCGCACCAGATTGTAGCCGGCGCGCTTTAATTGGGCCGCATAGCGCTCGGCCTGGGTTTTATCCGGGTAGCCGCCATACGGCATGCCAAACACCATCGGCGCGCACATAAAGCGCTGCTCGCGCGCGCCGATTTGAAAGCGTCCCTCCGGGCTGATCGACACCGCTTGCTTGACGCCGCCTTCCTGCTCTGGAAACTGAAGTGAAAAGTCGAGCGGACTGCCGGCTTTGATTTCCAGATTGACATCGCGCATGGTGAGCCAGCCATTGTCCAGCGCCACCCCGTCGCCGCCATACGCCGGCAGACTCAGCAGCGCAGCCGCGCTGACAGCCATCAGATTGCGTTTCATATGCGCCTCACTAAATTCTGCTGCTGCAAATCGGCTTAAACCGGCATCGGTTTGGCCGGCACCCCGGCCACGCTGCTGCCGGCGGCCACATCTTTGACCACCACCGCGCCGGCGGCAACGGTGGCCCCGCGCCCGATGGTGACCGGGCCAAGCACACGGCAGCCGGCCCCCAGCAAAACGCCGGATTCAATCACCGGCACCTGTTTTTCGCCAGCGCGGCCGCCAATGATGACTTGCGGCCCGACATACACATCATCGCCCAAAACCGCTTGCGCATGCACCACCACGCCCAAACCTTGATAGGCGAAGGTGACATTGCGGCCGATTTTGGCCGTGGGCGGCAACACCACCGCAAATAAAATCCGGTTCACGCCGTACAAAAGCTTGGGCAACAGCGGGATGCCCAAGCGGTGCAGCCAGGAATAAAAACGGAACAGTTTCAACATATTTTCCTCTCTTTGGCGGCTGGTGAATCAATTCAATCCCGATACGCAACCCGCAGGCAGCGGGGCGGCCCGGCTCAGTTGCGGCTCAATTGTTGATACGCCGCCGCCAGCTGACGCGCCAGCACGGCATAGCTGCGCTGCGCTTGGACCCAGGCCGGGCCGTGTGCGGCGCGCGCGCGCGCGGCTTGCGGATCGTGCAAAATTTCCAGCATCGCCTGCGCCATCGCTTCGACGCTGCTGGCGCACAGCCAGCCGGCCTGGCTGCCTTGCAAGACCAAGACCTGGTCCGGGGTGTCATTGCCGACGCAAGGCATGGCCAGGGCCAAATATTCCAGCGGCTTGGTCGGGCTGGAAATGTCAAACAAATCGCCGCGCGGGATGTAGGAGACCGCCAAATCACAAGCGGCCAGCAAGGGCCAGGCTTGCGCCGCCGCCATCCAACCGGTGATGTGAACAGCCTCTTCCTGTCCCTGCTGTCGGGCGTAAGCGCGCAAATCATCCAAATCGGATGGCGTGGGCGAATCGCCGATCAAGAGCAGGCGGCAAGCTGGAACAGTGCGCCGCACCAGGGCCAGCATATCCACCACGCGCTCCATTTCGCGCGAGCGGTCAAGCGTGCCGAGGTAGCCGATCACCGGCAAACCCTGCCAACCGGGCAGGCGGGTTGGCGTAATCGCTGCGCCTTGCAGGCTTTCGCAATCCACCCCCATCGGAACCGGCGTCATCTTTTCACGCGCCACGCCACGGCCAGCGATTAAATCGCGCATCGCCTCGCTTTGCACAAATACATGGTCGGCATTGGGCAAGACGAAGCGGTCGAGTAAAAACACTTCAATCAAGCCTTTCAGCAACACCAGGCGGTAACGCAAGCCGCCGCCTTTGGCGATTTCCGCACGGGCGCGCCCGATCCGTCCCTCGTTCATTAAAAACGACATCCAATAGGCAAAACGTATGCCTTTGATGCGCGCCAAAATCAGCGCCAGCGCGCCGATTCCCACCATATCGCGCACTTGCACCATGGCGTACTGGCCGCGTTTGGCGCCTAAGATACTGCGCAGGCAGTGCCAGACATAGGCCGCTTCGCGCCACAATCTGCCACGCCCCTGTCCCGGCACGGTGACGGAGGCAAAACCCTGCTGTGTCACCTCGCCCTGGCCCTGGCGTCCGACCAGATCCGCGCGCACGCCTTCGCGCGGCAGATATTTGCCAAACAGCACCGCCACATCCGCGCGGTAAGTCGGCATCGGTTCCGGCACAAAATACAATACCTTGATGTCTTGATTGCTTTGCTTCATTTTTTTCTCCTTGACGGAGCCGCTTCATCGAACGCCGAACACCAGGCGCAGGATACGCGCCAGCTTGGGCGAAAATTGATGGATGGATTGCAATTCCTGCATTTTCATCATGCCGCTTCTGCGCAGCAGGAAAGCAAACGCCAGCATGGCGGCCAGCGCCGCCGGGATGCCGGGCCAGGGTTGCCAGCTTGCCGGCCAGGGCATGAGCAGCACAGCTTTGGCCATGATCACCCCGCCCAGCAGCGGCGGCACGAGCGCGTGCAATTCACGCAAACCCAGTCCGGCTTGCAACAGCGGTTCTCTGCTTTTCCAGCGCAGCCAGGCAAACACCAGGAAATACGGCAAGGCGCTGATAGCCACCAGCCACAAACTGTTTTTGGCCCAGGCGGCGGCGGCCAGCAAGACATAGCACAGCAGCGCTGCCCAGTTCCAGATGCGGTTGTGCAAAGCCAGCCGGCCCATCGGGTTTAAGCCTATCCATAAGGCTTCGCCCAGGGAAATCGCAGCCAATTGCAGCACAATCAAGAGCGCCAGCCAGACTTGCGAGCCGTAGCGGCCATGGGTGGCCAGATCAATCAATTCTTTGCCGCAGCCGGCCAGAAGCATCACGGCGGCGCATAAAATCGCCGCATTCACGCGCAACAGCAAGGCCATCACCAGGCGGATGCGTTGCGGGTCGCGTTTTTCGGCATAGTCCGCCGCCAGGGTCGGCTCCAACATGCCGCGCATCAAAAACATCGGCGTCAGCTGGTAGGCGCGGTCGGCCAGGGTTTGGAAAAACCCGAATGCCGCCACCACCACCGGCGAGGCCACGCTGCCGACGATCAAACGTAAAAACACGCCGCGAAACGGCAGATTCACCAGATAGGCGAACTGGGTGCTGATGCTGTCGCGCCATAAGCGGCCCCAGGCAAAACCGAACTGCAAACGGCCACTGGCCGGATGCGCGCGCGCAATCTTGCGCAATTCCAGCACCAGGCTCAGCTTTAAGGCCAGCGCCAGCAGCACTTCTGTGCCGGCCATCATCCAGGCCACGGCGATAAAGCCGGTCTGGCCGGCAAAACCCAGCCACAACAAAAGCGCCATGCGCAAGCAGGTGGCGCCCATTTGCAAAAACGCCTGCCGGCTTTGCAGCCCGAGCGCATTGCAATACACCGGAAATGAATCCGAACCGCCTAAAGCCAAGGCATACAGCAGCGCAGCCCAGGGCGCGCTTTGCAAGACTTGCCATAATTGCGCCGGCAACCAGCGCTGGCCCAGCCAGAGCAGACCGAGAAACAGCAAGATCGTGGCGATGCGCACGCCCGAGAGGCTGACAAAAAGCCAGCACAATTCGCGCCAGCGGCCCTGCTGGCGCAGCGGCGGCACAAAGCGATAAGCGATTCTGTCCACCCCGTACATGGTGCAAAACACCAGCACCGACAAGCAGCTGATGAAGATGGTGTAGGCGGCGTAATCTTCCACCGCCAGCGCGCGCACCAGCACAAACTGGGTGGCCAGGGCAATCACCGCCACCGCCAATTTAGCCAGGGCAAACCATTTCGCCTGGCGCGCTACCTGCGCTGCCTGATAGGGATGTTCGGCCATTCGCAAGCCCCCTGCGTCAATGCGCCTGCGCGCCGGCGCGCTTGCGCTGCGGATACAAAGGCGCGGCGCGGCGCGGGCGGGGGATGAAGGCGCGCCGGCGGCCGGGCGCCGGCTCTTTCACCGGCGCAGCTTCCACTTTGGCGTCGGGCGCTTCCGGGAAGCGCGCAATTTGCACGATGCAACCCAAAATCCACAGGAACAGCAGTTGCAAAGTGGGTTCGTCAGTCAGGCTGCGGTTATAAATCAGCTTGGACAGCATCAAGACCAGACTGGCGAAACAGGCGTCCATGATGGCGCGCTGGCGCTCGCTGCCCTGCCCTGAGCGCATAAAGCGCCACGCCACCCAGATCCCGCCCAGCATCATGCCGACATAGGAAGTAAAGCCGAGCACGCCCAAATCCCACAGCAGCACAGCGACGGTGGTGGCGTCAATCGCCAGCGGTTCAAAGCGGCGCGCCACTTCGCCCTTGCCCAGCACGCTGCCGCTTTTGCTGGCGCCGGGGCCGTAGCCGATCATGCGGCGCGGCAAGCTGGCCTGGCGGTCTTCCGCCCACAGCGCGATTGAGGCGCCACGGCTGACTTCGCCTGTGGTGTAGTCGATATTGCGGGTGTCAAAGAAATAGCTGGTGGTGCGTTCGAGTTTTTCTGATGTGCCGGCTTTCTGGGTTTTTTCGTTTTTCCAATACAGCGCGTCATAGGTCACATACACACCGCCCAGCACGACCGCCAGCACAATCCCGGAGGCGATCACGGTGCCGACGTTTTTCAAAACGCGCTGACGCAGCACCATCAAACACATCACCGGAATCCAGACAAAACCGGCCTTGACCTCGCCTAACAGGATGTTGGCGAAAATGCACAGCACGATGAAAATCACCCAGCGCCGGTCCAATTGCTTGCGATGCCAGGCGGCCAGGGCGTAGCCGAGCGCGCAAATCAGGAAAAACACCATCACCGCCGACAAGCCGCCGGCCACCTCGCTGCCGCCAAAGGTGCCGACCACCGAGTCAAAGCCCTGCGCGCGTTTGCCGGCGACGAAAAAATGCTGATACGCCACCACTGGCAACTGGCACACCACCACCACCAGCATCAAGCGCCAGATGCGCTGCAAAAACAGGCTGTCCCATTTAAACCAGATCAGCACGGCCAGCACGCCGAACATCGGGAAGGTGGTTTTCAGGGAGGAGATAATCTGCGAAGCGCCGGGGCGGTTGAGTGCAGTGCTGGCGAAAAAGCAGGCCACAAACATCAACAGCGCAAACAACACCGGCCCAGCCTGGGGCAGCGGCTTCAAGTCGCGCCGGTTGTAGGTCGTGAATTCGAGTAAAGCGCGAAAAAACAGCAAGCCCCCCATGCCAACCGCAAGCCAGGGCGCTTTGCTGAATTTGGCGAAATACATAATCGAGCCTTGCACCAGAAAGGTCAGCACGAACAGCACTTGCAACATGCCGCGCGTGCTCATCAGCACAAACACCATCACGGCAAACACCAGGCCGGCTAACAACACCACCAGAAAGGGGTTATCCAAGCCGGCCACAAAGCCCATGAAGGCCGGCACGATCATCAAAGGGATAAACAGGAGTTGCGGCGGCAAAAAAGGCCGCCGCCCCAGATGCGAACGCGAATAGCGCAAGCGATCCTGATAAGTGCGCTTGATCCAGCGCCAGATGGTGCGCGGCAACAGCACGCACCAGACGCTCCCGCGCCACAACCACCGGGCGCCATCGCGCCAGGTTTGTGCGACAAACAACAGGCGCACAAAGAGCCAAACAGCGCTGGCCCATTGGCCCATGCGGGAGAAAAATTTCATTGCTTACTCAGTTTGCCGCAACAGCTGCGGCTTATGCGCCAAATGTGCCAATCAAACGGCTGCGGCTCTTGGCGTCCAGATCGCGCAACATGCTGTTGACGAATTCATCTTGCAGTTTGTAAGACGCTTCCAGGTCGGTGTCGATATTCGATACGCGCACCAGCATGCCGTCCGGCACACGCCCGGTCAAGCCATAGGTCAGCGCCTGCAAACGGCGTTGCACCCCGGTCTGAATCACTTT includes:
- a CDS encoding glycosyltransferase gives rise to the protein MKQSNQDIKVLYFVPEPMPTYRADVAVLFGKYLPREGVRADLVGRQGQGEVTQQGFASVTVPGQGRGRLWREAAYVWHCLRSILGAKRGQYAMVQVRDMVGIGALALILARIKGIRFAYWMSFLMNEGRIGRARAEIAKGGGLRYRLVLLKGLIEVFLLDRFVLPNADHVFVQSEAMRDLIAGRGVAREKMTPVPMGVDCESLQGAAITPTRLPGWQGLPVIGYLGTLDRSREMERVVDMLALVRRTVPACRLLLIGDSPTPSDLDDLRAYARQQGQEEAVHITGWMAAAQAWPLLAACDLAVSYIPRGDLFDISSPTKPLEYLALAMPCVGNDTPDQVLVLQGSQAGWLCASSVEAMAQAMLEILHDPQAARARAAHGPAWVQAQRSYAVLARQLAAAYQQLSRN
- a CDS encoding serine acetyltransferase; the encoded protein is MLKLFRFYSWLHRLGIPLLPKLLYGVNRILFAVVLPPTAKIGRNVTFAYQGLGVVVHAQAVLGDDVYVGPQVIIGGRAGEKQVPVIESGVLLGAGCRVLGPVTIGRGATVAAGAVVVKDVAAGSSVAGVPAKPMPV